A genomic window from Gossypium hirsutum isolate 1008001.06 chromosome D10, Gossypium_hirsutum_v2.1, whole genome shotgun sequence includes:
- the LOC107914842 gene encoding glutathione reductase, chloroplastic yields MARKMLVDGDLNQTNNEGAEYDFDLFVIGAGSGGVRAARFSANYGAKVGICELPFHPISSEVIGGVGGTCVIRGCVPKKILVYGATFGGEIEDARNYGWEVNEKLDFNWKKLLQKKTDEINRLNGIYKRLLSNASVKLLEGEGKIVGPNKVEVTQPDGTKLSYSAKHILIATGSRAHRPPIPGQELAITSDEALSLDDLPKRAVVFGGGYIAVEFASIWRGLGATVDLFYRKELPLRGFDDEMRAVVARNLEGRGIKLHPQTNLMELVKTDNGIKVITDHGGELIADVVLFATGRLPNTKRLNLEAVGVEIDKTGAVKVDEYSRTNIPSIWAVGDVTNRMNLTPVALMEGTCFATTVFGGESSKPDYRNIPCAVFSIPPLSIVGLSEEEAIEQVNGDVLVFTSTFNPMKNTVSGRQEKTIMKLVVDAETDKVLGASMCGPDAPEIMQGIAVALKCGATKAQFDSTVGIHPSAAEEFVTMHSVSRRVTARGKAKTNL; encoded by the exons ATGGCAAGGAAGATGTTGGTTGATGGAGACTTAAACCAAACGAATAACGAGGGAGCTGAATATGATTTTGACTTGTTTGTCATCGGTGCTGGAAGCGGTGGTGTTCGCGCTGCCAGGTTCTCCGCTAACTATGGAGCAAAG GTTGGGATTTGTGAGCTCCCATTTCATCCAATCAGCTCAGAAGTCATTGGAGGGGTTGGTGGAAC GTGTGTTATTCGTGGCTGTGTTCCCAAAAAGATTTTGGTCTATGGAGCCACGTTTGGAGGTGAAATTGAG GATGCTCGAAATTATGGATGGGAGGTGAATGAGAAACTTGATTTCAATTGGAAAAAGCTTCTACAGAAAAAG ACTGATGAAATAAACAGGCTAAATGGAATTTACAAACGGTTATTGTCTAATGCTAGCGTTAAATTGTTGGAAGGGGAGGGAAAGATTGTAGGCCCGAATAAAGTTGAGGTGACACAACCAGATGGCACTAAATTGTCCTATTCAGCGAAGCATATACTGATTGCAACTGGCAGCAGGGCACATCGTCCTCCCATTCCTGGGCAG GAGTTGGCCATAACTTCTGATGAAGCGTTGAGTTTGGATGACTTACCTAAGCGTGCTGTTGTATTTGGAGGAGG GTACATTGCTGTTGAGTTTGCATCAATATGGCGAGGCTTGGGTGCTACTGTGGATCTCTTTTACCGAAAGGAACTTCCTTTGAG AGGATTTGATGATGAAATGAGGGCAGTGGTTGCAAGAAATCTGGAAGGAAGGGGAATAAAGTTGCACCCACAGACAAATTTGATGGAG TTGGTTAAAACAGATAATGGCATAAAAGTTATTACAGATCATGGTGGTGAGTTGATAGCAGATGTTGTACTATTTGCCACAG GCAGGTTACCAAATACAAAAAGGTTGAATTTGGAAGCTGTAGGTGTTGAAATTGATAAAACAGGAGCTGTGaag GTGGATGAGTACTCGCGCACTAATATTCCCAGTATATGGGCTGTTGGTGATGTTACAAATCGAATGAACTTGACTCCAGTGGCCTTAATGGAGGGAACTTGTTTTGCC ACAACTGTTTTTGGTGGCGAATCTAGCAAACCAGACTACAGAAATATACCTTGTGCTGTGTTTAG CATACCACCACTTTCAATTGTTGGTCTCAGTGAAGAGGAGGCAATTGAGCAAGTAAATGGTGATGTTCTGGTTTTCACATCAACCTTCAACCCAATGAAGAATACTGTATCCGG ACGGCAAGAAAAGACGATAATGAAGTTAGTTGTTGACGCGGAAACTGATAAAGTACTCGGGGCATCTATGTGTGGGCCAGATGCTCCTGAAATTATGCAG